The sequence below is a genomic window from Paenibacillus silvisoli.
CGTCCAATCATAATACCGTCGACACCGTATTGATCTGCAAGCTGCTGGCCGGTCTGACGGTCAGGGATATCCCCGTTAATGGTCAGAAGTGTATCTTGCGCCACCTCATCTCGAAGCTTCTTAATCTCCGGAATCAGTTCCCAATGAGCTTTTACTTTGCTCATTTCCTCTCTTGTCCGAAGATGAATGGACAGATTAACAATGTCTTGTTTCAAAATGTGGGTTAACCAGTCACGCCATTCGCCTAGGTCACTAAAACCGAGCCTTGTTTTTACACTGACAGGCAGTCCCCCGGCTTTGGCGGCTTGGATGATATCCGCTGCGATTTCAGGACGGCAGATCAGGCCGCTGCCCTTCCCATTCCCTGCTACATTCGCTACTGGACACCCCATATTAATATCGATGCCTTTGAATCCTTCTTTCGCCATGCCGATGCTCATTTCACGGAAAAATTCCGGCTTATCTCCCCAGATATGTGCTACAATGGGCTGTTCATCTGGGGTAAAAGTCAATCGCCCGCGTACACTTTTGTTCCCCTCAGGGTGACAATAACTCTCCGTATTCGCAAACTCCGTAAAATACACATCCGGTCTGCCTGCCTCACTTACCACATGGCGAAATACAACATCTGTCACATCTTCCATGGGTGCTAGTACAAAAAAAGGTCGTGGTAAATCGCGCCAAAAGTTTTCTTGCATCATTAAAACCCCTCTATACCTACCAGAACAATCATTGTTCTTAGAATAGTAAAATTTTCTGTCAGTGGAACATTGTTCAAACACCATCACAGGTTATGTTTCGTAATTACACCATGTTTTATTGCAATTGGCAATGTCTCTGAATAAAAACTGGCCGCGAATCGCATTTCGTGGGAATGGGATCAAGTTCTTGTCATTTAGTTTTGACAAGAATTTGATCCCATAAATACAAAAAGCCGCGATTTTCGCGAGCCGCTCCCCGCCCCAAGAAAGCACCAGGTGAATTGATTTTGGATGATTATGGCGACTTGTAGAGTAGCACGTGTTGTCGATCACCGCTGTGCAAGCTGAAATACAATCATCGCACTCCCCCTCCCTTCGTCTTGCAGACAACTATAACGAAAACCTGCGCTATCCGAATGAATCCGACATTACCATCGCGATTCTTTTTCCATTCGGTGAATTCGGCTTAAGTTAAGATAGCCTCCTCGTCGGGGGCATGGTAAATTAAACATATGGCCGAGCCCCCGAGGGTCGGCGGAAGAAGCGTAAAGAACGGAGTGAGCCCTTGAAATCTGTAATTGGTTGGGGTTTTATCGGAGCAGGCGGAATTACGAAGCGGGTAATGAACGACTTCAAGGAATTGAGCGATGCTAAATTGGTCGCTGTGTATTCCCGTACGGAAGCTAATGCGTTGCAATTAGCGCTGCCTTATGATGCAAAGGCTTACACGGACTGCGAAGCCATGATCCGGAACCCGGAAGTGGATGCCATCTATGTCGCCACGCCGCACCATCTCCATATGGAACATGCTTGTTTGGCACTTGAATTAGGCAAGCCGGTGTTATGCGAGAAGCCGTTCGCTCCGAATGCCGCGCAGGTTCGGAAGATGGTTGAGAAAGCGAGAGATACCGGAACATACCTTATGGAAGCGATGTGGACCCGATTTTTCCCGGTAACGCGCAAGGTCATGCAGTGGGTTTCGGACGGCGCCATCGGAGACGTGCATTACTTAACGGCGGACTTCGGATTCTCTGCCGCGGAGAACCCTCAATCGCGCCTGTTCAATCCCGATATGGCCGGGGGCAGTCTGCTCGATGTCGGCGTTTACGCAGTCTCATACGCCTCGATGGTTTTCGGCTCCAAGCCTGTCGAGGTGCTCAGTCGTTCCCGCTCCACTTCTACTGGAGTGGATGCCCGAATGGCATGCTTGCTGGAATATGAGAACGGACAGATGGCTTCGCTCTTCTCTTCCATCTCGACTTCGACGCCGCAAGAGGTTCGCATCATCGGAACCAAGGGCCATATTGAGGTTCCGCGGTTCTGGTCCCCTAGAGAAGCCAGATTGATCATAGGGGATCGGCTTGAGGACACGATCAAGGATGAACGGACCGGGGAAGGATTCGGCTATGAATTTACGGCCGTACATGAAGACTTGCGGTCAGGCCGGAAGGAGAACGACTTGATCACGCTCAACGAATCGATCGCGGTCGCCGAGACGCTGGATATCTTAAGAGCCCAGTGGGGGCTTGTTTATCCGTTCGAGGGGTAATTCAATTCATATAAAGCCGCCTGAATCAGGCGGCTTTTCTTCATTCTCAACTCAACTTGATCCGCTAAGCTTCACGATGCTAGCTTCATTTCATTAATCGTCATATCCCCGACCTAAGCCGGGGGAAAACCTCATCTACGGACGGTGTTTCCTTGGATGGAGTTTCGATATAGTTCTAGTAGTAGAAAAACACCAGCATATGCTTTCGATGTGAGTTTTCGCTTACAGGAAGACCAATCAGGAAGTATCGCTAAAAACTCTTAGGAGGATTCATCACATGTCTGAAGCCGTGCTTTCGCTTCGCAATTTGACCAAAACGATCGGCAGACGCAATATTGTCGACAATCTCACATTCGATATCCCCGCAGGTGAAGTATTCGGATTTCTGGGCCCGAACGGCGCAGGCAAAACAACTACCATCCGGATGATCGTCGGATTGATCTCTATGACGAAAGGAGAAGCGATCATCAAAGGCGTCTCCGTCCGCAGTCATTTTGAGCTCGCGATGACCCATGTCGGCGCTATCGTCGAAAATCCGGAAATGTATAAATTTTTGACCGGCTACCAAAACCTTGTTCATTTCGCGCGCCGCCACAATGGCGTCACGAAAGCGCGGATCGACGAGGTCGTAGCGATGCTCGGTCTGCAGAACCGGATCCACGAGAAAGTGAAACGCTATTCCCTCGGCATGCGCCAGCGGCTGGGCGTCGCCCAAGCGATTCTGCATCGCCCGTCCCTGCTCATTCTCGACGAACCGACGAACGGCCTGGATCCTGCAGGCATCCGCGAGCTGCGGGATTACTTGCGTAAACTGACCAAGGAAGAAGGCATCTCCGTCATCGTCTCCTCCCACCTTCTGTCCGAGATGGAGCTCATGTGCGACCGGGTCGCCATTATCCAATCCGGCAAGCTCGTGGATATCCGTTCCTTGCAGGAAACCCGGGATACCGCGCAATCGAAAATCATCATTGAGACCGGAGACATGCATGCCGCCCAGCATCTGCTTGCTTCGGCGTTCGATCCTACTCTCTTGTCCATGTCTAACGGCCAGCTTGAACTGGCAGCGGAGAAGTCCGTCATTCCGCATATCACGAAGCTGCTCGTCAGCGCCGATATCGACGTCCTCGGCATTCATGCCGTTCAGAAATCGCTGGAAGAACAATTTCTCGAAATAACAGGAGGTGAGATGGTTGTCTAGTTTGTCAAAACTCACTCAAAATGAAAACATGAAAATTTACCGCCGGCCTCGCACTTGGCTGATGATCGGTTTCCTCCTCCTCGCCGTCGGGCTGATGAGCTTTCTGCTGAAATGGGATGAGAAAGGGCACGATCAGACGGATTGGAAACAAAACCTGACGCAGCAGAACGTTCACTTGTTGAAAGAACTGCAGGAGAACAAAGATCTGGACGCCGACAATAAAACGCGGATCAACGATTCGATTAAGCTTAACGAGTATTATCTGGATCACGATCTTGATCCTAGCGAACTATCGCTCTGGAGCTACGTGAACTTCTCCGCAAACCTCATTATCCTGGTCACGATTCTGACGGTCATCATTGCCGCTGACATGATTGCCGCCGAATTCTCGTGGGGGACAATCAAGCTGCTGCTCGTCGGCCCTGCATCGCGAACCAAAATTATGCTTAGCAAATATATCGCCACGTTTAGCTTCGCTTTGCTGCTGCTGCTGATTTGCTTCGCGACTGCCTTTGCTGCGGGAGGCGTACTTGAAGGCTTCAATGGGTTGACCCAGCCGCATGTGACGGTCACGGACGGCGT
It includes:
- a CDS encoding tRNA dihydrouridine synthase, translating into MQENFWRDLPRPFFVLAPMEDVTDVVFRHVVSEAGRPDVYFTEFANTESYCHPEGNKSVRGRLTFTPDEQPIVAHIWGDKPEFFREMSIGMAKEGFKGIDINMGCPVANVAGNGKGSGLICRPEIAADIIQAAKAGGLPVSVKTRLGFSDLGEWRDWLTHILKQDIVNLSIHLRTREEMSKVKAHWELIPEIKKLRDEVAQDTLLTINGDIPDRQTGQQLADQYGVDGIMIGRGIFQNPYAFEKEPKEHSSTELLDLLRLHLDLHDQYSAEEPRSFSALTRFFKIYVRGFRGASELRTSLMNARSKSEVHVLLNRFGSKEQQDGAGEHGNGF
- a CDS encoding Gfo/Idh/MocA family protein, whose product is MKSVIGWGFIGAGGITKRVMNDFKELSDAKLVAVYSRTEANALQLALPYDAKAYTDCEAMIRNPEVDAIYVATPHHLHMEHACLALELGKPVLCEKPFAPNAAQVRKMVEKARDTGTYLMEAMWTRFFPVTRKVMQWVSDGAIGDVHYLTADFGFSAAENPQSRLFNPDMAGGSLLDVGVYAVSYASMVFGSKPVEVLSRSRSTSTGVDARMACLLEYENGQMASLFSSISTSTPQEVRIIGTKGHIEVPRFWSPREARLIIGDRLEDTIKDERTGEGFGYEFTAVHEDLRSGRKENDLITLNESIAVAETLDILRAQWGLVYPFEG
- a CDS encoding ABC transporter ATP-binding protein, with protein sequence MSEAVLSLRNLTKTIGRRNIVDNLTFDIPAGEVFGFLGPNGAGKTTTIRMIVGLISMTKGEAIIKGVSVRSHFELAMTHVGAIVENPEMYKFLTGYQNLVHFARRHNGVTKARIDEVVAMLGLQNRIHEKVKRYSLGMRQRLGVAQAILHRPSLLILDEPTNGLDPAGIRELRDYLRKLTKEEGISVIVSSHLLSEMELMCDRVAIIQSGKLVDIRSLQETRDTAQSKIIIETGDMHAAQHLLASAFDPTLLSMSNGQLELAAEKSVIPHITKLLVSADIDVLGIHAVQKSLEEQFLEITGGEMVV
- a CDS encoding ABC transporter permease, with the translated sequence MSSLSKLTQNENMKIYRRPRTWLMIGFLLLAVGLMSFLLKWDEKGHDQTDWKQNLTQQNVHLLKELQENKDLDADNKTRINDSIKLNEYYLDHDLDPSELSLWSYVNFSANLIILVTILTVIIAADMIAAEFSWGTIKLLLVGPASRTKIMLSKYIATFSFALLLLLICFATAFAAGGVLEGFNGLTQPHVTVTDGVIHEGSMIVNALQKYAYSIVSLFMYVTMAFMISSAFRSSSMAIAFSLLFMLVGNTLSGILQGYEWVKYLLFSNIDLTQYLEGSTPLRPEMTMSFSILMLLAYYVVFQLLAWLLFTKRDVAA